The Camelina sativa cultivar DH55 chromosome 18, Cs, whole genome shotgun sequence DNA window AAGAAAGTTAATACAGAGAGATGGGAGTTTTCAAATGAGTATTTTCTGAAGGGACAGAGGAATCTTCTTAAGAAcatcaagagaagaaagactTCATcatctcacacacacacacagtcaCTAAAAGGCGGTAGATTTGGACTAGAAGGAGAGATTGAGGAGCTGAGAAGTGACAGAGTAGCTCTAGTATTAGAACTTGAGAGACTGAGACGAAAACAAGAAACCATGAAGACATATCTTCATTCGATGGAAGAGAAACTGAAAGTCACAGAAGTGAAGCAAGAAATGATGATGGATTTCTTGCTTAAAAAGACtaagaaacctagtttttttaAGGGCTCAAGGAAACGTAAGATGCAAGGATTCAAGAATCGAGAGCGAAGGCAAGAGGTTCATGAAACGATTGTTAAAGCTGAGCCGGAAGAGTATGTTAATGATACTGCTGATCAATATGGAGGTAGGTGTGTTTGCTTATGGCGATGAGCTTCACATAGCTTCATTGGAGGATCATGGACAAGAAGGGGATGAAATGGAAATGGATAGTAAAGGAATCTGGAAGGGTTTTGTGTAAAGTGAAGAGAGTGTGATTTAGGGGAATGTTTGATATAgctttattaaaattaaagtatttttgggagtttttatatttttcctttataattgatttcatgcacaatattatatacaaaaaaccACTAAGTTACCTTCTAGGCCTCTAGCAATCTCATCTACAATAACTTAGGTCATCTCCATTGGAGGTTTCTTACTTTCTTACCTCTGATCCTTAGGcaaaaaagcacaaaaaaataaatgtaaattctGTATTAAGCTAAGGATTAACTCTTAGATAAGGGTTTCTAGAAATTCATAAGGACCATAAGGGTTTCTAGAAATTCATAAGGACCATACGTGTTTCATTTTGATTGGAtgaaaaattagagaaaaccaaaaaaaaacaaacatttgacgcgtgtttacttttttttccgtTTGTCTCTCTCTCGTTATCGTCGATGGCGAAACGAAAGAAGAAAATCGATTTGTGATCGATTTGAGATCGATTTGGGAGGAGAATCGAGAagaattacaaaagaaactCGTCTCTACTCCGCCGTAATCAACATCTACACCGCGACTGGGAATCAATAATCAATCGGAGTTTCGTGAACCAAATCGAGCGTATGATGAAACAATGCTAACGAATAAGGTCTGTTCTTCTGAAATCTTtcatctgtttttcttttcttatggaTCCGCCGACAATGTACTCACATGTCTCTTTTGGTAGCTAGGTCTAACGTCGCAGCTGCAAAAAGGTCTTGCTGTTCTTGTTGTTCTCTTCCTTTGCCCCATCAACAaaaaggtctctctctctctctctctctctctctctctagtctctatgATGATGTAATTTATCAATTTTGTTAATCCATGTTTGATTCTGTATAatttttgattgaatttttGAAACCTTGTTGTGATCTTTGCTCTgtagagtgaagaagagagaatcgaGCAAGACAAGGAGATCAAGGAAAATGTTAGTTTGTTCTTACATGAGAAGGAACCTTTGTTTCTGTTAATCTACTTCTCTCATTCTGTGGTTCTTTGTTGGATGAATAAAATTGATTAGGCGCATAGTGCTAAAGTCTACTTCATGAAACAACCTGTAACTTGTGGATCTTTAATCTGGTTCAATTTgtttcattctctgttttggAGTTCTGAGCTTTCGGATTAAATCGATATTTTTATTAGGTAATGGGGGCAAATCCATGCCATTCAGTCTGATGGTAACGTGGTAAAGGGTGTGGAGGTAAAGCTTATTGCATCATTTGTTAAGTTTAGGCTattcttgatgttttttttttccggagTAGAAATGCACCCTTGCCCACATTTCACGCCATTGATTGAATGTTCAAAGACGTTACTACCCACAAAATTTTGGTACGCAAATTAATCGAACCAAAAGTATTGAATTATAAGCGAACCAAAAAGATTAAATCGAAATCGAATCGGAATTTTAAAATTCCCGAGTCCAAATAGATATGAAAAACTTTGTAACTGtaaccaaaccagaaaacatctgaaaaaatcttagttttagAACCAGATCCGAATcagaaccgaaccaaaccgattccaaaaaccaaaaaaaatccgaACCGAGTAGAAACAAACCGAAACCAATTCCAATTATCCAGAGTCCAGACCTAGCTCGAACCATAAAAGTGTTTTTACATTTGTAgacaaatttaaaacttttaatcaTAGGCTCCTAGTCATAGCTATACTATATgctgtcaaatttttttaaaaaccaactTTAATAAATATGCGAAACTATAATTTAATAAGTTTAAGTCGGTTACATACTTACATGTATCGATCAAAAACGCGTGACGAATCGACCCGTTggatgattttatttatttattaagggGATTTATATATTCTGATGTCTCCCCCATGTGCTTTCCCTcgatttaatttttcaaaaataattaagaatatcGAGTGCACGTACTCGCCACGTCATTTTCAtgactttttatatttttataaaccttaTCCTGATAATAATGATATCCTCATTTGTTCCATTTGATTCTTCCCCCAaaattaagctttttttttttttaattttatacgttacccaaaattaattaattacctcCGCATAATCATCTCCCTAATTACGCGTTAAACCTTGTAATAAACACCGCATTATCAAATACATTCCAAAAATTACTTGTTGTTTCTATAAATTGCTTTACTATTTATCCAACTAAAAAACATTAACCCGTTTAAAGATACCATTATCCATCTAATTTACTACGTGTCTATTTTTACTAACCTCATTGATATCCAAAACTGTCTAATCCACTCATTCCGAGACACGTGTCCATACCAAAAGGGTAAAATCGTAAACTTACCCTCCTACAAAGATTCTCTTTATAGCCCTTCCCGGTCTTTCccacttctcttctttcttctcatcatttttttttcttctcttaatctgtaattttttttccgaGAATCACTGAGAAAAAAATGCTGGCTGTGTTTGAGAAGACGGTGGCGAATAGCCCCGAAGCTTTACAGAGTCCACACTCTTCAGAGTCTGCTTACGCTTTGAAAGATGGATCTCTTGCGACTCATTTCTCTTCTGTGAACCCAAACTCCGTCACGCTTAACTTCGGATCTTCTGGATTCGTTGCTTACTCTCTTGATAACACTGATCCTCGTGTTCCTAGGTCAATCCCAactccttcttctctttgatttttttgtgcTTGATCTCTActgaatctttgatttttgaaaTCCCTAATGTTTCGGtttcgatttttgtttgtttctggaATCTGAATCGGTTTGATTTGTGGTTATGATAGTTTCATTTCGCTGTTTCGCTGATGATTTTACTTGGattgactttttattttgtgcTTGCGATCTTGgatttatggtttttttggattgcttttgatgatgatgaattgatgatgaaCTGTAACTAAAGATTCTACAAACTTAcactagatgatgatgatgatgttgttatcGCTGATTTAAGATGATTGAGACTGATCTACACTAGTTTTGAGTAATTTGTGGTTgttgatttttgtatatttgtttggtaatgtgattttggtttcttttttttttttgttttttgatttttggcaGATTATTTACTGTGGTGGATGACATTTTCTGTCTCTTCCAAGGACACATTGAGAATCTTCCTTTTCTGAAGCAACAGTATGGGCTGAACAAAATCACAAACGAGGCCATCATTGTGATTGAGGCTTACAGGACGTTGCGTGATCGAGGCCCTTACCCTGTGGACAAAGTTGTCAGAGATTTCCATGGCAAGTTTGCGTTTATCCTCTTTGATGGTGCTAAGCAAACCGTCTTCTCTGCTGCTGTAAGTAACATTCTTGTCcatttcttgatcttcttgtttttaAGTTGGCTTTATATTGCAAGCACGTTGTTATGGATTTGACTGGTTTATCAATGTGCGCAGGACGCAGATGGAAGTGTGCCATTCTTTTGGGGTAATGATGCTGAAGGACATCTAGTTCTTTCTGATAACAccgagatgatgaagaaaggtTGCGCTAAATCTTTTGGTCCTTTCCCTAAAGGTAACAACTTcactttatttgattttgactCTTTTGAAGTTACCCATCAGAAAGATTGGGATAAGCTATTTTATAGTTTGGTAAACCCATAAACAACagcagaaaaaaagaaactctcAAGTCAAACTCAAGATTGATGCTGACTGCTTTATTATGTATTAATAGGTATAGTATATATAGAGATCCAGTTAGGGGTTTGCTAATTCAACGAGGGTTTTAATttagacatattttatattgattgaATGGAAATATCAAGTGGAAAGACTTCCAAAGGTCTGTGTGATTGTTGTTTAGCAATATGACTAAATGATTACatggttttttatttggtgtttAAAGGTTGCTTCTTTACATCGTCTGGAGGATTGAGGAGCTTCGAGCACCCAAAGAACGAGTTGAAGCCAGTGCCGAGAGTGGACAGTTCAGGAGACGTGTGTGGTGCAACCTTCAAAGTTGACGCTGAGACTAAGAGAGAGAGTACCAAGATGCCTAGAGTCGATAGCTCCCAAAATTGGGCCGGTCATATCTAAACCGGAGTCATACATTATCACAAAGCTCAACATCTTCCCTCTCTCGTCTTGTCCCCTCTCTTTCCGTACATGTTTTGAGTTACATTGAGACAATATTTCACACCACAATGTTTTCTCTCTATTGCGTTCATGTACATGTTTGAGTTGAGGATTTGAGAAGTATGTCACAGTTTTGTGAAACTTTGGAACCATAAGACGAgacttttgtttctctgtttgcgttacttaaaaaataaaatcaataaataaataagtttttttttgtttcatcgtTTGTGTTGACTATATGCTTCAGTTAAATGTTGAGGTTTATGAAGTTCATAACATATacaaaactattataattaataaacgTTTAATCAATTCAATACCACTGATTACCTTATAAAAcatctcttgttttcttgtcACCAATCCTTACATTGacaaacgaaaaacaaaaatcttacatccaaaaccaaaagcaaaaaatgGCGAAGTCTCTTCTCATGGTAATGATGGTGTCCATAGTAATGTTTTACATGGTTTGTCCGACTTTCTCC harbors:
- the LOC104760573 gene encoding stem-specific protein TSJT1, translated to MLAVFEKTVANSPEALQSPHSSESAYALKDGSLATHFSSVNPNSVTLNFGSSGFVAYSLDNTDPRVPRLFTVVDDIFCLFQGHIENLPFLKQQYGLNKITNEAIIVIEAYRTLRDRGPYPVDKVVRDFHGKFAFILFDGAKQTVFSAADADGSVPFFWGNDAEGHLVLSDNTEMMKKGCAKSFGPFPKGCFFTSSGGLRSFEHPKNELKPVPRVDSSGDVCGATFKVDAETKRESTKMPRVDSSQNWAGHI